GCTTTGGAAGACTTACAGGGTCACTGCCACAATGTTCAATTGATTGAGGCAGTTACAAAGTCCTACCCAGTTACAAGAGGAGAAGAAGtagactccatctcttgatggAGGAGAGACAAGTTTCTGGAAAAGAATGTGGGGTTAGAAATATTCCTGtgccatttttggaaaatacagtctgCCACATCctactgtattgtgtatttcCCCACCAGAATGACAGGTCTGTGAGAGCTATGACTTCCTGTTTATCCCTGTGTATATTTGAGTAAATAAATGTCTCCTTTATTACAGATATATTGGATATTATCAAGGATAGAGGAGTAAGGGtctatttaaggaaataatgccTCAAGACTAGACCCATCTAGCGACAAAAGGCATGGGTCACACGATCTCGGATCTGTTTGGTCTTCACACTGTAGACAATTGGGTTCATCAGGGGAGGGAATAGAAGATATACAAAGCCCATGATCACCTGGACCAAATGAGGTGCCTGCTTCCCAAAGCGGTGGATGATGGACAAACCAATCATGGGAGTATAGAAGAGGAGCACAGCACAGATGTGGGAAACACAGGTGTTAAGAGCTTTGAGCCTCTCAGCCCTGGATGCAATGGACAGCACGGTACGCAGGATCAGGGCATAGGAGAAGAGAATGAGCAGTGAGTCTACACCCACTGTGGAAACAATGACAAACATGCCATAGATGCTGTTGGCTTTGATGTCTGCACAGGCCAGTTTCATCACTTCCTGGTGGAGACAGTAGGAATGTGAGAGGACTGGGGAGCCACAATAGGGGAATCTTTTGAGCATAAAGGGCAATGGGAAAATGAGCGCTACACTACGGCCCAGGGAAGCCAGGCCAATCCTGCTGATGACTGTGTTGGTGAGAATGGAAGAATAATGCAAAGGGCGGCAAATGGCC
The Equus caballus isolate H_3958 breed thoroughbred chromosome 7, TB-T2T, whole genome shotgun sequence genome window above contains:
- the OR51G2 gene encoding olfactory receptor 51G2; this encodes MTLGSLENKSSISSTFLLSGIPGLEHMHMWISIPLCFMYLVSILGNCTILFVIKTEPSLHEPMYLFLSMLALTDLGLSLCTFPTVLGIFWMGSRDIGHDACFAQLFFIHCLSFLESSVLLSMAFDRFMAICRPLHYSSILTNTVISRIGLASLGRSVALIFPLPFMLKRFPYCGSPVLSHSYCLHQEVMKLACADIKANSIYGMFVIVSTVGVDSLLILFSYALILRTVLSIASRAERLKALNTCVSHICAVLLFYTPMIGLSIIHRFGKQAPHLVQVIMGFVYLLFPPLMNPIVYSVKTKQIRDRVTHAFCR